Proteins from a genomic interval of Qipengyuania sp. JC766:
- a CDS encoding citrate synthase, with translation MSDTTAKLEIAGDTQEFPILEGTCGPEVVDIRKFYGTTNRFTYDPGFKSTASCESALTFIDGEEGVLLHRGYPIGQLAEHSSFMEVSYLLLNGELPSATELDEFSYTITRHTMLHEQLMTFYRGFRRDAHPMAIMCGVVGALSAFYHDSTDIADPEHRKISSHRLIAKMPTIAAMAYKYSIGQPFMQPDNSLSYTGNFLRMTFGVPAEPYEVIPEVEKAMDRIFILHADHEQNASTSTVRLAGSSGANPFACISAGIACLWGPAHGGANEAALNMLREIGTPDKIPHYIERAKDKNDPFRLMGFGHRVYKNYDPRATVMQKTVREVFEALKVDDPVFETALRLEEMALNDDYFIEKKLFPNVDFYSGIILSAIGFPTTMFTALFALARTVGWVAQWNEMISDPAQVIGRPRQLYTGPTQRDYVPVSER, from the coding sequence ATGTCGGATACTACCGCAAAGCTGGAGATTGCCGGCGACACCCAGGAATTCCCCATTCTGGAAGGGACCTGCGGACCGGAAGTCGTCGATATCCGCAAGTTCTACGGCACCACCAACCGGTTCACCTACGATCCCGGCTTCAAGTCGACCGCCAGCTGCGAAAGCGCGCTGACGTTCATCGACGGCGAGGAAGGCGTGCTGCTTCACCGCGGCTATCCGATCGGCCAGCTGGCCGAACATTCCAGCTTCATGGAAGTCAGCTACCTGCTGCTGAACGGCGAATTGCCCTCGGCGACCGAGCTGGACGAGTTCTCCTACACCATCACGCGCCACACCATGCTGCACGAGCAGCTGATGACGTTCTATCGCGGTTTCCGCCGCGACGCGCACCCGATGGCGATCATGTGCGGCGTGGTCGGCGCGCTGTCGGCCTTCTACCATGACAGCACCGACATCGCGGACCCGGAACATCGCAAGATTTCCAGCCATCGGCTGATCGCCAAGATGCCGACCATCGCGGCGATGGCGTACAAGTACTCGATCGGGCAGCCATTCATGCAGCCCGACAATTCGCTCAGCTACACCGGCAATTTCCTGCGCATGACTTTCGGCGTCCCGGCCGAACCGTATGAAGTCATCCCGGAAGTCGAAAAGGCGATGGACCGGATCTTCATCCTCCATGCCGACCACGAACAGAACGCCTCGACCTCCACGGTGCGCCTGGCCGGGTCTTCTGGCGCCAACCCGTTCGCCTGCATTTCCGCCGGCATTGCCTGCCTCTGGGGCCCCGCGCATGGCGGCGCCAACGAAGCGGCGCTCAACATGCTGCGCGAGATCGGCACGCCGGACAAGATCCCGCACTACATCGAGCGGGCCAAGGACAAGAACGATCCGTTCCGCCTGATGGGCTTCGGCCACCGCGTGTACAAGAACTACGACCCGCGCGCGACCGTGATGCAGAAGACCGTGCGCGAAGTGTTCGAAGCGCTGAAGGTCGACGATCCCGTGTTCGAGACGGCGCTTCGCCTTGAGGAAATGGCGTTGAACGACGACTATTTCATCGAGAAGAAGCTGTTCCCGAACGTCGATTTCTATTCCGGCATCATCCTGTCGGCGATCGGCTTCCCGACCACCATGTTCACCGCCCTGTTCGCGCTCGCGCGCACGGTGGGCTGGGTCGCGCAGTGGAACGAGATGATTTCCGATCCCGCGCAGGTCATCGGTCGGCCGCGCCAGCTCTACACCGGTCCGACGCAGCGCGATTACGTGCCCGTTTCGGAACGCTGA
- the trpC gene encoding indole-3-glycerol phosphate synthase TrpC, translated as MNRLEEICAAKRELVAARKARATIEDLDRAALAATPPRGFADALAQKSADGFALIAEIKKASPSKGLIRPDFRPHQHAMDYADGGASCLSVLTDEPYFQGHDDYLIEARKSCALPVLRKDFMVDAWQIAESRALGADAVLLIVAALSDGELAEFEAAALERGMDVLVEVHDEAELERAARLKSRLIGINNRDLRSFETDLGTSERLAARAPEDAMLVGESGIASHADCERLSRSGIRCFLVGESLMRQDDVAQATRDLLNG; from the coding sequence ATGAACAGGCTGGAAGAAATCTGCGCCGCGAAGCGCGAACTGGTCGCGGCGCGAAAGGCGCGCGCGACAATCGAGGACCTGGACCGGGCCGCACTTGCCGCCACCCCGCCGCGCGGATTTGCCGACGCCCTGGCGCAAAAATCGGCGGATGGCTTCGCGCTGATTGCGGAAATCAAGAAAGCTTCGCCTTCCAAGGGACTGATCCGGCCCGATTTTCGTCCGCACCAGCACGCGATGGATTATGCCGATGGCGGTGCGTCGTGCCTCTCCGTCCTGACCGACGAACCCTATTTCCAGGGTCATGACGATTACCTGATCGAAGCGCGCAAGAGCTGCGCCCTGCCGGTCCTGCGCAAGGATTTCATGGTCGATGCCTGGCAAATCGCGGAATCGCGCGCGCTGGGCGCGGACGCGGTCCTGCTGATCGTGGCGGCACTGTCCGATGGCGAACTGGCCGAATTCGAGGCGGCGGCGCTGGAGCGCGGCATGGACGTGCTGGTCGAAGTGCATGACGAGGCGGAGCTGGAGCGCGCCGCGCGTCTCAAATCGCGCCTCATCGGCATCAACAATCGCGACCTGCGTAGTTTCGAGACCGATCTGGGCACAAGCGAACGGCTGGCCGCGCGTGCGCCCGAGGACGCCATGCTGGTCGGGGAAAGCGGGATCGCAAGCCACGCCGACTGCGAGCGCTTGAGCCGGAGCGGCATCCGCTGCTTCCTCGTCGGCGAAAGCCTGATGCGGCAGGACGATGTCGCACAGGCGACCCGCGACCTGCTGAACGGATAG
- the lexA gene encoding transcriptional repressor LexA, with product MLTAKQHELIRFIQQRLEETGISPSFEEMKEALDLKSKSGVHRLISALEERGFIRRLPNRARALEILKQPENVTGTKTVAANDTASDAVDRATTPPARMPQPANDVIEIPLHGRIAAGAPIEAIEGQSSLPVPAALLGPGDHYALEVSGDSMIEAGIFDGDYALVKRTDTARDGEIVVALVENEEATLKYLRRDGGNIRLDPANSSYEPQVYHPGQVQVQGKLAGLLRRYH from the coding sequence ATGTTGACGGCAAAGCAGCACGAGCTCATCCGTTTTATCCAGCAGCGGCTGGAAGAGACCGGCATTTCCCCCTCGTTCGAGGAAATGAAGGAAGCGCTCGACCTCAAGAGCAAGTCCGGCGTTCACCGGCTGATTTCCGCCTTGGAAGAGCGCGGCTTTATCCGTCGCCTGCCCAACCGGGCCCGCGCGCTGGAAATCCTCAAGCAGCCGGAAAACGTGACCGGGACGAAGACCGTCGCCGCCAACGACACGGCATCGGACGCGGTGGACCGGGCGACCACGCCGCCGGCGCGCATGCCGCAACCGGCGAACGACGTGATCGAGATCCCGCTGCACGGCCGCATCGCCGCCGGTGCGCCAATCGAGGCGATCGAAGGCCAGTCGAGCCTGCCGGTCCCCGCGGCGCTGCTCGGTCCGGGCGATCACTACGCGCTCGAGGTGTCGGGTGACTCGATGATCGAAGCGGGCATCTTCGATGGCGATTATGCGCTCGTGAAGCGGACCGACACCGCGCGGGACGGCGAGATCGTCGTCGCCCTGGTCGAGAACGAGGAAGCGACGCTCAAGTATTTGCGCCGCGACGGCGGGAATATCCGCCTCGATCCGGCGAATTCGAGCTACGAGCCGCAGGTCTACCACCCGGGCCAGGTGCAGGTGCAGGGCAAGCTCGCAGGCCTGCTGCGCCGCTATCACTGA
- a CDS encoding HAMP domain-containing sensor histidine kinase, translating to MHERVTPAGPRALGDAQGRLLEADERIANLQTNAGGDVPGPCTIPAIRDVLLTVASSGRTVRRRLAAHDGSGFVSFRVVARPADEDGRIAIETTDWVVETPEQANEREDEKRRLAATRAGAEIALLLDSEQRILECETRSPDAAEAVEAMREGRGQPWTGFVDLADKPGTAALHWRLLDGARCRLAGSERSWEARIFPRGAGEDDAAGFELYLVAQTAVSTLPVATGNAGTLANAETATESASIGRDVSPVLRQPITRIIANAETIRTKLAGPLPDQYSAYAADITAAARHLLSLVDDLADLEIVEAEDFRTSADAIDLAEVAKQAVGILAVRAQEKSIALDLAGESAVPVTAEFRRALQILLNLIGNAIRYSPEGSTVRVETGSGDCLGRVAVIDEGAGIAEEDREAVFRKFERLGRTGDGGSGLGLYISRRLARAMGGDLVVEAAPGGGARFELTLPQEA from the coding sequence ATGCATGAACGCGTGACACCGGCCGGGCCGCGCGCGCTGGGCGATGCGCAGGGCCGCCTCCTGGAGGCCGACGAGAGGATCGCCAACCTGCAGACGAATGCTGGCGGAGACGTTCCTGGACCTTGCACCATTCCCGCGATCCGGGATGTGCTGCTGACGGTCGCGTCTTCCGGGCGCACGGTGCGGCGGCGGCTCGCTGCCCATGACGGCAGCGGCTTCGTATCCTTCCGGGTCGTGGCGAGGCCGGCGGACGAGGACGGCCGGATCGCCATCGAGACGACCGACTGGGTCGTGGAAACGCCGGAGCAGGCGAACGAGCGCGAGGACGAGAAGCGCCGGCTCGCCGCGACGCGCGCGGGCGCCGAGATTGCCCTGCTGCTGGATAGCGAACAGCGGATCCTCGAATGCGAAACGCGCTCTCCCGACGCGGCCGAGGCGGTGGAAGCCATGCGCGAAGGGCGCGGGCAACCCTGGACCGGTTTCGTGGACCTGGCCGACAAGCCCGGCACGGCCGCGCTCCACTGGCGCTTGCTGGACGGCGCACGCTGCCGCCTGGCCGGATCGGAGAGAAGCTGGGAAGCGCGGATCTTCCCGCGTGGTGCGGGCGAGGACGACGCGGCAGGCTTCGAACTCTACCTCGTCGCACAGACGGCCGTGTCGACGCTCCCGGTCGCGACCGGCAATGCAGGCACCCTGGCAAATGCGGAAACCGCGACGGAATCGGCGTCGATCGGGCGCGACGTATCGCCCGTCCTGCGCCAGCCGATCACGCGCATCATCGCCAATGCGGAGACGATCCGGACCAAGCTCGCCGGGCCTCTGCCGGACCAGTACAGCGCCTACGCCGCGGACATAACCGCCGCAGCGCGGCATCTCCTGTCGCTGGTGGACGACCTTGCCGACCTCGAAATCGTCGAGGCGGAGGATTTCCGAACCAGTGCCGATGCGATCGATCTGGCCGAAGTGGCGAAACAGGCGGTCGGCATTCTCGCCGTCAGGGCGCAGGAGAAATCCATCGCGCTTGATCTCGCAGGTGAATCGGCCGTGCCGGTGACGGCCGAGTTCCGGCGCGCCTTGCAGATCCTGCTGAACCTGATCGGCAATGCCATCCGCTATTCGCCGGAAGGCTCGACCGTCCGGGTTGAAACCGGAAGCGGTGATTGCCTTGGCCGTGTGGCGGTCATCGACGAAGGGGCCGGCATCGCGGAAGAAGACCGCGAGGCCGTTTTCCGGAAGTTCGAAAGGCTCGGCCGGACCGGCGATGGCGGGTCTGGGCTCGGTCTCTATATCTCGCGCCGGCTTGCCCGGGCGATGGGCGGCGACCTGGTGGTCGAAGCGGCACCGGGTGGCGGCGCGCGCTTCGAACTCACATTGCCGCAGGAAGCCTGA
- a CDS encoding aminodeoxychorismate/anthranilate synthase component II has translation MILVVDNYDSFTFNLVHYLMELGADVRVERNDALTAAEAAKSGASGILISPGPCTPNEAGISLDLVAACADAELPLLGVCLGHQAIGQHFGGTVVRGGLMHGKTSAVTHQGSGVFTGLPSPFMATRYHSLVVEDIPEVLEVNATSETPGLDGTSVMGFRHRTLPIHGVQFHPESIATEHGHALLANFLAICGNEAKDPA, from the coding sequence ATGATCCTCGTCGTCGACAATTACGACAGCTTCACGTTCAACCTCGTCCACTACCTGATGGAACTGGGCGCGGACGTGCGGGTGGAGCGCAACGATGCGCTGACCGCGGCCGAGGCGGCTAAGAGCGGGGCGTCAGGCATCCTGATCTCTCCCGGCCCCTGCACGCCCAACGAGGCCGGGATCAGCCTCGATCTCGTCGCGGCCTGTGCCGACGCGGAGCTGCCGCTGCTGGGCGTATGCCTGGGCCACCAGGCGATCGGCCAGCATTTCGGCGGCACGGTCGTCCGCGGCGGGCTGATGCATGGCAAGACATCGGCCGTGACCCACCAGGGCAGCGGCGTCTTCACCGGCCTGCCCTCGCCCTTCATGGCGACCCGCTATCATTCTCTGGTGGTGGAAGACATTCCCGAGGTGCTGGAAGTGAACGCGACCAGCGAGACGCCCGGGCTGGACGGCACCAGCGTCATGGGTTTCCGCCACCGGACGCTCCCCATTCACGGCGTGCAGTTCCACCCCGAAAGCATCGCCACCGAACACGGCCACGCCCTGCTCGCCAATTTCCTGGCGATCTGCGGCAACGAAGCGAAGGACCCGGCATGA
- the gltX gene encoding glutamate--tRNA ligase, whose protein sequence is MASETGQVVTRFAPSPTGFLHIGGARTALFNWLFARHHGGKALLRIEDTDQKRSTQDAIDAILDGLSWLGLDFDEDPVFQSERAARHAKVAHALLETGNAYKCFATPEELEAMRAEQRAAKQPMRYDGRWRDRDPAEAPEGVPYTIRLKTPQDGETTIEDAVQGSVRVANAEIDDYIILRADGTPTYMLAVVVDDHDMGVTHVIRGDDHLNNAFRQLPIYRAMDWPEPVYAHVPLIHGSDGAKFSKRHGAPGAETYRDEMGILPEALFNYLLRLGWGHGDREEITREEAIELFTLEGVGKSPSRFDSKKLLNLNGHYLREADDARLAQLVAAKIGAGADESLLERAMPVLKERAKDLNELAEGAAFLFAERPLAMTDKAAALLDEDGRARLSEVSAALHAENDWTSEALEATTKSLAEQLELGLGKLAQPMRAALTGTTQSPGIFDVLVLLGREESLARIDAQAAGTNNET, encoded by the coding sequence ATGGCAAGTGAAACCGGACAGGTGGTGACACGTTTCGCGCCGTCCCCGACCGGATTCCTGCATATCGGAGGCGCCCGCACCGCGCTGTTCAACTGGCTGTTCGCGCGCCATCACGGCGGCAAGGCGCTGCTCCGGATCGAGGATACGGACCAGAAGCGGTCGACGCAGGACGCAATCGACGCGATCCTCGACGGCCTGTCCTGGCTCGGCCTCGACTTCGACGAGGACCCGGTGTTCCAGTCCGAACGCGCCGCGCGCCACGCCAAAGTCGCGCACGCGCTGCTCGAGACGGGCAATGCCTACAAATGCTTCGCCACGCCGGAAGAGCTGGAGGCGATGCGCGCAGAACAGCGCGCAGCCAAGCAGCCGATGCGCTATGACGGGCGCTGGCGCGACCGCGATCCGGCCGAAGCGCCCGAGGGCGTGCCCTACACGATCCGGCTGAAGACGCCGCAGGACGGCGAGACCACGATCGAGGACGCGGTGCAGGGCAGCGTCCGCGTCGCCAATGCCGAGATCGACGATTACATCATCCTGCGCGCGGACGGCACGCCGACCTACATGCTGGCCGTGGTGGTGGACGATCACGACATGGGCGTGACCCACGTCATTCGCGGCGACGATCACCTCAACAACGCCTTCCGCCAGCTGCCGATCTATCGCGCGATGGACTGGCCGGAACCGGTCTATGCCCACGTCCCGCTCATCCACGGCAGCGACGGGGCCAAGTTTTCCAAGCGCCATGGCGCGCCCGGCGCGGAAACCTATCGCGACGAGATGGGCATTCTGCCCGAAGCGCTGTTCAATTACCTGCTGCGCCTCGGCTGGGGGCACGGCGACCGGGAAGAGATCACGCGCGAGGAAGCGATCGAGCTGTTCACGCTCGAAGGCGTCGGCAAGAGCCCGTCGCGCTTCGATTCCAAGAAGCTGCTCAACCTCAACGGCCACTATCTGCGCGAAGCGGACGATGCCCGGCTGGCGCAGCTGGTCGCTGCGAAAATCGGTGCCGGGGCGGATGAATCGTTGCTCGAACGGGCAATGCCGGTCCTCAAGGAACGGGCGAAGGACCTGAACGAACTTGCCGAAGGCGCCGCCTTCCTGTTCGCCGAGCGGCCGCTGGCAATGACCGACAAAGCCGCCGCCCTGCTCGACGAGGATGGCCGCGCCCGGCTGTCTGAGGTCTCCGCCGCGCTGCACGCGGAAAACGACTGGACATCGGAGGCGCTCGAAGCCACTACCAAATCGCTTGCCGAACAGCTCGAACTGGGGCTCGGCAAGCTCGCGCAGCCGATGCGCGCGGCCTTGACGGGGACCACCCAGTCCCCCGGAATTTTCGATGTTCTGGTCCTTCTCGGACGAGAGGAATCGCTGGCGCGGATCGACGCGCAGGCGGCCGGAACCAACAACGAGACCTAA
- the moaC gene encoding cyclic pyranopterin monophosphate synthase MoaC, whose protein sequence is MPDLTHLDESGAARMVDIGGKPATGRRAVAGGRIRMSEAALAAIRDGNTAKGDVLATARIAGIMAAKKTGDLIPLCHPLALDSVTVDFAFEDGAIAVTATAALTGRTGVEMEAMTAVSVALLTIYDMAKAIDRSMTIEAIRLFEKHGGKSGSWIADDAPAG, encoded by the coding sequence ATGCCTGACCTGACTCACCTAGACGAATCGGGCGCGGCCCGGATGGTCGATATCGGCGGCAAGCCTGCGACCGGAAGGCGCGCCGTCGCCGGCGGTCGCATCCGGATGTCGGAGGCGGCGCTCGCCGCCATCCGCGACGGCAATACCGCAAAGGGGGACGTCCTCGCCACGGCGCGCATCGCAGGGATCATGGCGGCCAAGAAGACCGGCGACTTGATCCCGCTGTGCCACCCGCTCGCACTGGACAGCGTAACGGTCGACTTCGCGTTCGAGGACGGAGCGATCGCGGTCACCGCCACCGCCGCGCTGACCGGGCGCACGGGCGTGGAAATGGAAGCGATGACCGCTGTCTCGGTCGCGCTGCTGACGATCTACGACATGGCAAAGGCGATCGACCGGTCCATGACCATCGAGGCCATAAGGCTGTTCGAAAAGCATGGCGGCAAGTCCGGATCGTGGATTGCGGACGATGCGCCGGCGGGATGA
- the trpD gene encoding anthranilate phosphoribosyltransferase, translating to MKTLPLAVPHMDEAESEEVFGWILDGEASEEEIARFLLAMTERSETAEEIAGAARALRARLIPIEAPEGAVDCCGTGGDGHHTLNVSTAVSLVVAACGVPVAKHGNRAASSKSGAADTLEALGLDMEAAGRTAERTLAEIGICFLFAKNHHPAMGRIQPIRQRLGRRTIFNLMGPLSNPAGVERQLIGIARPAYVPIYARAKASLGTQRTMIVSGDEGLDELSLAGGNEVADVQGSEFAMRRVDAGMAGLEHAPVEAIRGGDAAHNARALVALLDGVPGPYRDAVLFNAAATLIVAGRTEDWNTGASMASEALDSGRARDLLARWIEMVG from the coding sequence ATGAAGACGCTGCCGCTGGCGGTGCCGCACATGGACGAGGCGGAATCCGAAGAAGTCTTCGGCTGGATCCTTGATGGCGAAGCGAGCGAGGAGGAAATCGCCCGCTTCCTGCTCGCCATGACCGAACGCAGCGAGACGGCGGAGGAAATCGCCGGCGCCGCGCGGGCACTGCGCGCGCGCCTCATCCCGATCGAGGCACCCGAAGGCGCGGTCGATTGCTGCGGCACCGGCGGTGACGGGCACCATACGTTGAACGTCTCCACCGCGGTCAGCCTGGTCGTCGCGGCCTGCGGCGTGCCGGTCGCCAAGCACGGCAACCGGGCCGCCAGCAGCAAGTCGGGCGCGGCCGATACGCTCGAAGCGCTCGGCCTCGACATGGAAGCGGCGGGCCGCACGGCGGAGCGCACGCTGGCGGAAATCGGCATCTGCTTCCTGTTCGCGAAGAACCACCACCCGGCGATGGGCCGGATTCAGCCCATCCGGCAGCGGCTCGGCCGGCGGACGATCTTCAACCTGATGGGCCCGCTGTCGAACCCCGCGGGCGTCGAACGCCAGCTGATCGGCATCGCCCGCCCCGCCTATGTCCCGATCTACGCGCGCGCCAAGGCGAGCCTGGGCACCCAGCGCACCATGATCGTCTCGGGCGACGAAGGGCTGGATGAGCTGAGCCTTGCCGGCGGCAACGAGGTCGCTGACGTTCAGGGCAGCGAATTCGCCATGCGCCGGGTCGATGCCGGGATGGCCGGCCTCGAACACGCGCCGGTCGAGGCGATCCGCGGCGGGGACGCGGCGCACAACGCGCGGGCGCTCGTCGCGCTGCTCGACGGCGTGCCCGGCCCCTATCGCGATGCGGTCCTGTTCAATGCCGCCGCAACGCTGATCGTGGCAGGACGGACGGAGGACTGGAACACGGGCGCCTCCATGGCGTCGGAAGCCCTCGACAGCGGGCGCGCGCGCGATCTGCTGGCGCGCTGGATAGAGATGGTCGGATGA
- a CDS encoding ComEC/Rec2 family competence protein: protein MSSIADRAEAFLDRAGFDRAPWLTVAFAGGIALWFTLAAPWQWCAAIGACLLLALGAFAVWRDRPGRVELQKAVIALPVMVALGIGVVWARSELVGAEAIDGPRVERFDARILEREEQPAQDRIRLVLAMHDSEAGEARKVRVNVPLAMAAPGLREGVVIRLRARLMPPAPPMLPGSYDFARRAWFEGLAATGAAIGKIEIVEGAGAADGLAQVQRYLASHVRSQLGASPGTIAAAFASGDRGAISEADEEAMRDAGLTHLLSISGLHVSAVIAAAYLLALKLLALWPWLALRVRLPLMAAAIGALAGVGYTLLTGAEVPTVRSCVGALLVLIALAMGREALSMRMVAVAAFIILLVWPETLVGPSFQLSFSAVLAIVALHNSAPVKAFLAPREEGWLASTGRKAVMLLVTGLVIEIALMPIVLSHFHRAGVYGAFANVFAIPLVTFGSMPLIALALFADLVGLGAPFWWLAGKSLDLLLAIAHWTADQPGSVKLMPDMGRGLLMLFVAGGLWLALWKGRARLLGLVPAGLAAMLYALKPAPDLLISNDGRHVGIAGEGERLLMLRDTRSDYAKDNFNELAGLDGEPVPLAEWENAECSPDFCVITLERAGRSWSILMARSRNIIEERALAAACERADIVVADRWLPRSCRPRWLKADRKMLAEEGGLAIDLSTPSYSAVADTQGAHGWWRGESFR from the coding sequence TTGTCCAGTATCGCCGACAGGGCCGAAGCGTTCCTGGACCGGGCGGGATTCGATCGCGCGCCCTGGCTGACGGTCGCTTTTGCGGGAGGAATCGCGCTCTGGTTCACCCTGGCCGCCCCTTGGCAATGGTGTGCGGCGATCGGCGCGTGCCTGCTGCTGGCGCTCGGCGCTTTCGCAGTCTGGCGCGACCGGCCGGGCCGGGTCGAACTGCAGAAGGCGGTAATCGCCCTGCCGGTGATGGTCGCGCTGGGGATCGGCGTGGTCTGGGCCCGGTCGGAACTGGTCGGGGCCGAGGCGATCGACGGCCCGCGGGTGGAGCGGTTCGATGCGCGGATACTGGAGCGCGAGGAGCAGCCGGCGCAGGACCGGATCAGGCTGGTCCTCGCCATGCACGATTCCGAGGCGGGGGAGGCGCGCAAGGTGCGGGTCAACGTTCCGCTGGCCATGGCTGCGCCGGGCCTGCGCGAAGGTGTCGTCATTCGCCTGCGGGCGCGCCTTATGCCGCCGGCGCCGCCCATGCTCCCGGGCTCCTACGATTTCGCCCGGCGGGCCTGGTTCGAAGGTCTGGCCGCGACCGGCGCCGCCATCGGAAAGATCGAGATCGTGGAGGGGGCAGGCGCGGCGGACGGGCTGGCGCAAGTGCAGCGGTACCTGGCGAGCCATGTCCGCTCGCAGCTTGGCGCGTCGCCCGGCACCATCGCGGCGGCTTTCGCGAGCGGCGACCGGGGCGCGATATCCGAGGCGGACGAGGAAGCGATGCGCGATGCCGGGCTGACGCACCTGCTTTCCATCAGCGGGCTGCATGTGAGCGCGGTGATAGCGGCGGCCTATCTGCTGGCGCTGAAGCTGCTTGCGCTGTGGCCCTGGCTCGCCCTGCGGGTCCGCCTGCCGTTGATGGCGGCGGCGATCGGCGCGCTCGCAGGTGTCGGCTACACCTTGCTGACGGGCGCGGAAGTACCGACGGTGCGCAGCTGCGTCGGGGCCCTGCTGGTCCTGATCGCGCTCGCCATGGGGCGCGAGGCGCTGTCGATGCGCATGGTCGCGGTGGCTGCCTTCATCATCCTGCTGGTCTGGCCCGAGACGCTGGTCGGCCCGAGCTTCCAGCTGAGCTTTTCCGCCGTTCTGGCGATCGTGGCGCTTCACAACAGCGCGCCGGTCAAGGCGTTCTTGGCGCCACGCGAGGAAGGCTGGCTGGCATCGACCGGGCGCAAGGCGGTGATGCTGCTGGTGACGGGGCTGGTGATCGAGATTGCGCTGATGCCGATCGTCCTGTCGCATTTCCACCGGGCCGGCGTGTACGGCGCCTTCGCCAATGTCTTCGCGATCCCGCTGGTCACTTTCGGCTCCATGCCGCTGATCGCGCTGGCGCTGTTCGCAGACCTCGTGGGGCTGGGCGCGCCGTTCTGGTGGCTGGCGGGCAAGTCGCTCGACCTGCTGCTGGCGATCGCGCACTGGACGGCCGACCAGCCGGGCTCGGTCAAGCTGATGCCGGACATGGGGCGCGGCCTGCTGATGCTGTTCGTCGCGGGCGGGTTGTGGCTGGCACTGTGGAAGGGGAGGGCGCGGTTGCTCGGGCTCGTTCCGGCGGGCCTCGCGGCCATGCTTTACGCGCTGAAGCCTGCACCGGACCTGCTGATCTCAAACGACGGACGGCATGTCGGAATCGCGGGCGAGGGCGAGCGGCTGCTGATGCTGCGCGACACGCGCAGCGACTATGCGAAGGACAATTTCAACGAACTCGCGGGTCTCGACGGCGAGCCGGTTCCGCTGGCCGAATGGGAGAATGCCGAGTGCAGTCCGGATTTCTGCGTCATCACGCTCGAGCGAGCCGGGCGAAGCTGGTCGATCCTGATGGCGCGCAGCCGCAACATCATCGAGGAACGGGCACTGGCGGCGGCGTGCGAGCGGGCCGATATCGTGGTGGCGGACCGCTGGCTGCCGCGCTCCTGCCGTCCGCGCTGGCTCAAGGCCGACCGCAAGATGCTGGCGGAGGAGGGCGGCCTCGCGATCGACCTGTCGACGCCGTCATACTCCGCCGTTGCCGACACGCAGGGCGCGCATGGATGGTGGCGCGGCGAAAGCTTCCGCTGA
- the pip gene encoding prolyl aminopeptidase gives MTIEYERTLYPEIEPYETGMLDVGEGHSLYYERVGTKGAKPAVFLHGGPGGGMSPMHRRQWDPDLYDVLLFDQRGCGKSKPFAELEANDTWRIVEDLERLRQMCGHEKWQVFGGSWGATLALAYAQSYPERTSELVLRGVFLGRQKEKAWLYEYGASEIMAEQWDSFSGHIPEEERGNLVQAYYDRLTSPDEETRLAAAKEWSLWEGTVATLLPDEALMDSFADPAKAVPFARICASFFLKDFFLEEAQLLKNVDRLRGIPGIIVQGRHDICTPPTSAWELKKAWPEAELWIVHDAGHSAGEPGIIDGHVRATDKLAGKTG, from the coding sequence ATGACCATCGAATACGAACGCACGCTCTATCCCGAGATAGAACCCTACGAAACCGGCATGCTCGACGTCGGCGAAGGCCACTCGCTCTATTACGAGCGGGTCGGCACCAAGGGCGCGAAACCGGCGGTTTTCCTGCATGGCGGCCCGGGCGGCGGGATGAGCCCGATGCACCGGCGCCAGTGGGATCCGGATCTGTACGACGTGCTGCTGTTCGACCAGCGCGGCTGCGGCAAGTCCAAGCCCTTCGCCGAACTGGAAGCCAACGATACCTGGCGCATCGTGGAGGACCTGGAACGCCTTCGCCAGATGTGCGGCCACGAGAAATGGCAGGTTTTCGGCGGCAGCTGGGGCGCGACGCTCGCGCTCGCCTACGCCCAGTCCTACCCCGAACGCACCAGCGAACTGGTGCTGCGCGGCGTCTTCCTCGGCCGGCAGAAGGAAAAGGCCTGGCTCTACGAATACGGCGCCAGCGAGATCATGGCCGAACAATGGGACTCCTTCTCCGGCCATATCCCGGAGGAAGAACGCGGCAATCTGGTGCAGGCCTATTACGACCGGCTGACCAGTCCGGACGAGGAAACCCGCCTCGCCGCCGCGAAGGAATGGTCGCTGTGGGAGGGCACTGTCGCCACGCTGTTGCCGGACGAGGCGTTGATGGACAGTTTCGCCGATCCGGCCAAGGCGGTTCCCTTCGCGCGCATCTGCGCCAGCTTCTTCCTCAAGGACTTCTTTCTCGAGGAAGCGCAGCTCCTGAAGAACGTGGACAGACTGCGCGGCATTCCGGGCATCATCGTCCAGGGCCGGCACGACATCTGCACCCCGCCCACCTCCGCCTGGGAACTGAAGAAGGCCTGGCCCGAAGCGGAACTGTGGATCGTCCACGATGCGGGCCACAGCGCGGGCGAACCCGGCATCATCGACGGCCACGTGCGCGCGACGGACAAGCTGGCAGGCAAGACCGGCTGA